The Solibacillus daqui genome has a segment encoding these proteins:
- a CDS encoding YwqG family protein has product MMNNYEKNIYIPKELTNFHTCLTQSAEQVAILTPVSQPAFLHESKFAGLPFLTHELEHPKDEYNQYMLLLAQINFAEFKLEKPFPEGGILQFYISQHCYDKVKFHSQYCHFKVQFLSHQEDYKNGLHDFTYLRDVNLTHFPIQQEMKLHATTQFEPVSATDYRLIDYFNPEIMTASITLDERSFEDVYLESYLAADHKIGGYPYFIHEDFRKQSYYLQHYDTLLLQIVSNDEQYIMWGDSGIISFFINSDKLANQDFSDIYFHIEEYD; this is encoded by the coding sequence ATGATGAACAATTACGAAAAAAATATATACATTCCAAAAGAATTAACAAATTTCCATACTTGTTTAACTCAGTCTGCTGAACAAGTGGCGATTTTAACCCCTGTTTCACAACCGGCATTTTTGCATGAAAGTAAATTTGCAGGACTACCATTTTTAACACATGAGTTGGAACATCCAAAAGATGAATACAACCAATATATGCTATTGTTAGCACAAATCAATTTTGCTGAATTTAAACTAGAGAAGCCTTTTCCAGAGGGCGGCATTTTACAATTTTATATTTCCCAACATTGCTACGATAAAGTTAAATTTCATTCACAGTATTGCCATTTCAAAGTACAATTTTTATCTCATCAGGAAGACTATAAGAATGGTCTCCATGACTTTACGTATTTGAGAGATGTCAATTTAACGCATTTTCCAATTCAGCAGGAAATGAAGCTGCATGCTACAACACAATTCGAGCCCGTTTCCGCTACAGATTACCGATTAATTGACTATTTCAATCCAGAAATAATGACAGCTTCTATTACTTTAGATGAACGTTCATTCGAAGATGTTTATTTAGAAAGCTATTTAGCAGCCGACCATAAAATCGGTGGTTATCCTTACTTTATTCATGAAGATTTCCGTAAACAATCCTACTATTTACAGCATTACGATACATTATTATTGCAAATTGTATCGAATGATGAACAATATATTATGTGGGGCGATAGTGGTATTATTAGCTTCTTCATCAACTCTGATAAACTTGCAAATCAGGATTTTTCAGATATTTACTTCCATATCGAAGAATACGATTAA
- the cls gene encoding cardiolipin synthase — translation MNFLSAIIDKYYLVPIVLFINVIFAITVIFLERKKPSSSWAWLLVLFFLPFVGFLLYLLLGRQLRKKHLFRWDGKKDIGIDRLINYQIEAIKNDQLEYRTDHVKEYNHLIYMNLTTNNSVLTQDNSVHIFDDGADKFEALIKDILTAKNHIHIQYYIFKLDNLGQRIYNALLKKAKQGVKVRILYDEMGSRGVRKRHFKELLDLGGQVEVFFPSILPLINPRLNFRNHRKIVVIDGRIGYIGGFNVGDEYLGLSDRFGYWRDTHLRLEGSSVHPLQTRFILDWNQASAKNDIQYAERYFPIIPQKGTAALQIISSGPDTDWEVIKNNYLRLITNAKRYVYIQTPYFIPDESFFDAVRVAALAGIDVRIMIPNKPDHMFVYWATYSYVGQLVEAGAKVYHYEKGFIHAKMIVVDDEVASVGTANIDVRSFSLNFEVNAVLYDRILAHQLAEIFEGDMLDSVELTHELYKNRSNIIKFKESISRLLTPIL, via the coding sequence GTGAACTTTTTGAGTGCGATTATTGATAAATATTATCTTGTTCCAATCGTTCTCTTCATTAATGTCATCTTTGCGATTACCGTCATCTTTTTAGAGCGCAAAAAACCTTCATCCAGTTGGGCTTGGCTACTCGTACTTTTCTTTTTACCGTTTGTCGGATTTTTATTGTATTTACTTCTAGGTCGCCAGTTACGTAAAAAACATTTATTCCGCTGGGATGGAAAAAAGGATATTGGTATTGACCGCCTCATAAATTATCAAATCGAAGCAATTAAAAATGACCAACTCGAATATCGTACCGATCATGTAAAAGAATACAACCATCTTATATATATGAATTTAACGACAAATAATTCCGTCTTAACACAAGATAATTCCGTACATATTTTTGATGATGGTGCCGATAAATTCGAAGCGCTTATTAAAGATATTCTTACAGCAAAAAATCATATTCATATTCAATACTACATTTTCAAACTCGATAATTTAGGTCAACGTATTTATAACGCTTTATTAAAAAAAGCAAAACAAGGTGTCAAGGTACGGATTTTATATGATGAAATGGGCTCACGTGGTGTACGGAAACGTCACTTTAAAGAGCTCCTTGATTTAGGTGGTCAGGTAGAAGTATTTTTCCCATCGATTTTACCGCTTATCAATCCACGCTTAAATTTCCGTAATCACCGTAAGATTGTTGTCATTGATGGTCGAATTGGCTATATTGGTGGTTTTAATGTAGGAGATGAATATCTTGGATTGTCCGACCGATTTGGTTATTGGCGCGATACACATTTGCGCCTTGAAGGTAGCTCTGTGCATCCACTACAAACACGCTTTATTTTAGACTGGAATCAAGCAAGCGCCAAAAATGATATTCAATATGCTGAGCGTTACTTCCCGATCATTCCGCAAAAAGGAACTGCCGCATTACAAATTATTTCAAGCGGGCCTGACACAGATTGGGAAGTAATTAAAAATAATTATTTACGCTTAATAACCAATGCAAAACGTTATGTTTATATTCAAACGCCGTATTTTATTCCAGACGAATCATTCTTTGATGCTGTCCGTGTTGCGGCACTCGCTGGGATTGATGTACGCATCATGATTCCAAATAAACCGGACCATATGTTTGTTTACTGGGCGACTTATTCCTATGTCGGCCAACTCGTCGAAGCTGGTGCGAAAGTATATCATTATGAGAAAGGCTTTATTCACGCCAAGATGATTGTTGTTGATGATGAGGTAGCATCTGTTGGGACTGCCAATATTGATGTGCGAAGCTTTAGCTTAAACTTTGAAGTAAATGCTGTTTTGTATGACCGCATTTTGGCACATCAACTTGCAGAAATTTTTGAGGGTGATATGTTAGATAGCGTAGAATTAACACATGAACTTTATAAAAATCGATCAAATATTATTAAATTTAAAGAATCTATTTCTCGACTATTAACACCAATACTATAA
- a CDS encoding M15 family metallopeptidase — protein MNSKQKKKSPIVVIVSISCVLLIAILGSVYYKYYIAQSSVLQNDAKNEQQSEETNEVDETNNVDDSESSVTELPEDNPEKKPIDSTTETEQPSTEPEVVNGYLVEQQPATEPTYVKGVLIVNKKIPLPANYNKGEDPTAVAAFEKMAAAAKAEGIELVAFSGFRSYEYQTSLYDRYVAKDGKDAADRYSARPGYSEHQSGLAFDIGEKGREDLWLTSAFGETKAGQWLVNNAHKYGFILRYPLGKEDITGFMYESWHFRYLDGDLATKVYEAGVTLEEYLGIE, from the coding sequence ATGAACTCAAAACAGAAAAAAAAGAGTCCTATTGTAGTGATTGTATCGATTTCATGTGTATTATTAATCGCGATTTTAGGCTCAGTCTATTATAAATACTATATTGCACAATCTTCTGTATTGCAAAATGATGCTAAAAATGAGCAACAGTCAGAAGAAACGAATGAAGTGGATGAAACAAATAATGTGGACGACTCTGAATCAAGTGTTACTGAACTACCGGAAGACAATCCCGAAAAGAAACCGATAGATTCTACAACGGAAACCGAGCAACCTTCAACTGAACCAGAAGTTGTTAATGGCTATCTAGTGGAGCAACAGCCAGCAACAGAACCAACGTATGTTAAAGGTGTTCTGATTGTAAACAAAAAAATCCCGTTACCGGCAAACTACAATAAGGGTGAGGATCCTACTGCAGTAGCGGCATTTGAAAAAATGGCAGCAGCCGCAAAAGCAGAAGGTATCGAATTAGTGGCTTTCAGTGGTTTCAGATCCTATGAATACCAAACGTCACTTTATGATCGTTATGTAGCGAAGGATGGAAAAGATGCAGCGGACCGTTATAGCGCACGCCCTGGCTATTCAGAACATCAGTCAGGACTAGCATTCGATATTGGTGAAAAGGGGCGTGAGGATCTATGGTTAACGAGTGCCTTTGGAGAAACGAAGGCAGGGCAATGGCTTGTTAACAATGCCCACAAGTACGGTTTTATTTTACGTTATCCACTAGGGAAAGAGGATATTACAGGGTTTATGTATGAGTCATGGCATTTCCGCTATTTAGATGGCGACTTGGCCACAAAAGTATATGAAGCAGGCGTTACGTTAGAAGAATATTTAGGGATAGAGTAA
- a CDS encoding helix-turn-helix transcriptional regulator: MQLHQRSISETISKRYFQEIDNINQYAGIEDFFVLESKLLFEVYHLEASKAKKTLHEIIDILSLRFGKQVIKVVRQYFVILSSIVARKLLDNQVPSKKAFAFNLACADMVENKMKDAEFLQFADDLIDFYVYFIADRKQPTFRHQTVNKVIMYINDELENDLTVESIAANFHISTSHLSRIFREHVGITLVEYLNVRRVEESQYYLRHTNKSITSISEQFHFCNQSYFTRIFKKYTGVTPKHFRDELHHEFFRFEMTEVEYENV, from the coding sequence ATGCAACTACATCAACGTTCAATCTCGGAAACAATTTCAAAACGCTACTTCCAAGAAATTGATAATATCAATCAATATGCTGGCATCGAAGATTTTTTCGTACTAGAATCAAAACTTTTATTTGAAGTGTATCATTTAGAGGCTTCGAAGGCGAAAAAGACGTTACACGAAATTATTGATATTTTGTCTTTACGTTTTGGAAAACAAGTTATTAAAGTAGTACGTCAATATTTTGTGATTTTATCTTCTATTGTTGCACGTAAGCTATTAGATAATCAAGTGCCTTCAAAAAAGGCCTTTGCGTTTAATTTAGCATGTGCAGATATGGTTGAAAACAAAATGAAGGATGCAGAATTTTTACAGTTTGCAGATGACTTAATCGATTTTTATGTATATTTTATCGCAGATCGTAAGCAACCAACGTTCCGTCATCAAACGGTGAACAAAGTAATAATGTACATAAACGACGAGCTTGAAAATGACTTAACGGTAGAGAGCATCGCGGCGAATTTCCATATCAGTACGAGCCATCTATCTCGCATTTTCCGTGAACACGTAGGTATTACTTTAGTAGAATATTTAAATGTTCGCCGTGTCGAAGAATCTCAATATTATTTACGTCATACGAATAAGAGCATTACATCTATTTCGGAGCAATTCCATTTCTGTAATCAAAGTTATTTCACACGTATTTTTAAAAAATACACAGGAGTTACACCAAAACACTTCCGCGACGAATTACATCATGAGTTTTTCCGCTTTGAAATGACAGAAGTTGAGTACGAAAACGTATAA
- a CDS encoding LytTR family DNA-binding domain-containing protein: MDPKQIEEIMEVIKEFFPENTSIAISDTNEYIYYQASKKVDLKIKPGDPIKEGSAAFKALTYGQKINSYIESDVFGVPYYGMSIPLVEEGETKGAITAIFPQKPSPFLTNYITVKIDDCWYPIKHNQVIYLETQLRKTFVKTMHREGYHRLNLSDLELFLAPDSFIRCHRSYIVNIDFIDEIQPDSHSTFLLIMKDGTRIPVSQRYASYFRRSLGF; the protein is encoded by the coding sequence GTGGATCCAAAACAAATAGAAGAAATTATGGAAGTCATTAAAGAATTTTTCCCGGAAAATACGTCAATTGCTATTTCAGATACAAATGAGTATATATACTACCAAGCTAGCAAAAAGGTAGATTTAAAAATCAAGCCTGGCGATCCAATTAAGGAAGGTTCAGCTGCTTTTAAAGCTTTAACTTATGGTCAAAAAATCAATTCATACATCGAATCTGATGTATTTGGTGTTCCATACTACGGTATGAGTATTCCATTAGTTGAAGAAGGCGAGACAAAAGGCGCTATTACAGCGATCTTCCCTCAAAAGCCTTCACCATTTTTAACAAATTATATTACAGTTAAAATTGATGATTGCTGGTACCCGATTAAACATAACCAAGTGATTTACCTTGAAACTCAATTACGTAAAACTTTCGTAAAAACGATGCATCGCGAAGGTTACCACCGCTTAAATTTAAGCGACTTAGAGCTATTTTTAGCGCCTGATTCTTTCATCCGTTGTCACCGTTCGTACATCGTTAATATTGACTTCATTGATGAGATTCAACCAGATTCTCATTCTACATTCTTATTAATTATGAAGGATGGTACTCGCATTCCCGTTAGCCAACGTTATGCTAGCTACTTCCGTCGTTCATTAGGATTCTAA
- a CDS encoding succinate CoA transferase, which translates to MDPRVEKRLGLKQLADKIVSAQEAAALIQDGTVVGMSGFTRAGDAKVVPMALVERAKTEQIKIDVYTGASLGPEVDNHLAAAGVINKRGPFQGDAVMRGLINKGDIKYVDAHLSHNAELVRQGIIGPIKHLILEAVAITEDGLIIPTNSVGNSPIFAEYAENIIIELNISHPEALIGIHDIYIPGEQGKREAIPMTNAEQRIGEIGIRVPVEKIQAIVISEEPDAPSLIVPPDEETQNMANILLDFFRDEIKAGRLTNELMPLQSGVGSVANAVLDGFADSEFENLVVASEVLQDAVFNLIDAGKVRFAAATSITLTKELQDKVYGNLEAYADKICLRPQEISNHPELIRRLGLISINTALELDIYGNVNSTHVSGTKMMNGIGGSGDFARNARLGIFVTKSYAKGGAISSIVPMVSHVDHTEHDVDVIVTEQGIADLRGLAPKERVELIINNCAHPDFKEQLWDYYNRAYEATGGAHTPHILEEALSWHVNLAKNKTMKKEVAKA; encoded by the coding sequence ATGGATCCACGAGTTGAGAAACGTTTAGGTTTAAAACAATTAGCAGATAAAATCGTATCTGCACAAGAAGCTGCTGCTTTAATTCAAGATGGCACAGTAGTAGGTATGTCTGGATTTACTCGCGCTGGAGATGCAAAAGTAGTTCCAATGGCTTTAGTTGAACGCGCTAAAACTGAACAAATTAAAATTGACGTATATACAGGGGCTTCTTTAGGTCCTGAAGTAGATAACCACTTAGCAGCTGCTGGTGTTATCAATAAGCGCGGTCCGTTCCAAGGTGATGCGGTAATGCGTGGTTTAATTAACAAAGGCGACATCAAGTACGTAGACGCTCACCTTTCTCACAATGCTGAGTTAGTACGTCAAGGTATTATCGGTCCAATTAAACACTTAATTTTAGAAGCTGTTGCAATTACTGAAGATGGTTTAATTATCCCAACTAACTCTGTTGGTAACTCACCAATCTTTGCTGAGTATGCAGAAAACATTATTATCGAATTAAACATTTCTCACCCTGAAGCATTAATCGGTATTCACGACATCTACATTCCAGGTGAACAAGGTAAGCGTGAAGCGATCCCAATGACAAATGCTGAACAACGTATCGGTGAAATCGGTATCCGCGTTCCTGTTGAGAAAATCCAAGCAATCGTTATTTCTGAAGAGCCAGATGCTCCTTCATTAATCGTTCCTCCAGATGAGGAAACACAAAACATGGCAAACATTTTATTAGACTTCTTCCGTGATGAAATTAAAGCGGGTCGTTTAACAAATGAACTTATGCCATTACAATCTGGTGTAGGTTCTGTTGCGAACGCTGTATTAGATGGCTTTGCTGATTCAGAGTTCGAAAACTTAGTTGTTGCTTCTGAAGTATTACAAGATGCAGTATTCAACTTAATCGATGCTGGTAAAGTGCGTTTTGCAGCTGCAACTTCAATTACGTTAACAAAAGAGCTACAAGATAAAGTTTACGGTAACTTAGAAGCTTACGCTGATAAAATTTGCTTACGTCCACAAGAAATCTCTAACCACCCAGAGCTTATCCGTCGTTTAGGTTTAATTTCTATCAACACGGCTCTTGAGTTAGATATTTATGGTAACGTAAACTCTACACATGTTTCAGGTACAAAAATGATGAACGGTATCGGTGGTTCTGGTGACTTCGCACGTAACGCTCGTCTTGGTATCTTCGTAACGAAATCTTACGCAAAAGGTGGCGCGATTTCTTCAATCGTACCAATGGTTTCTCACGTAGACCACACTGAACACGATGTAGATGTAATCGTAACGGAACAAGGTATCGCGGATTTACGCGGTCTTGCTCCTAAAGAACGCGTTGAATTAATTATCAACAACTGTGCTCACCCAGATTTCAAAGAGCAATTATGGGATTACTACAACCGTGCTTACGAAGCAACTGGTGGCGCGCACACTCCTCACATCTTAGAGGAAGCTCTTTCTTGGCACGTAAACCTTGCTAAAAACAAAACAATGAAAAAAGAAGTAGCAAAAGCTTAA
- a CDS encoding 3-oxoacyl-ACP reductase produces the protein MAKFKGKGVVVAGLLAGAASFLSKKENRDKAMVFLNEARDRATKAVNEQKQNFQSNKQYSTEEEHIQSVGDVAGDVAEGAASKKTLAIDENEFISEGGAQRMIDQYNEQQHQQ, from the coding sequence ATGGCTAAATTTAAAGGGAAAGGCGTTGTAGTTGCAGGATTATTAGCAGGAGCTGCTTCATTTTTAAGTAAGAAGGAAAATCGTGATAAAGCGATGGTCTTCCTTAATGAAGCACGTGATAGAGCAACAAAAGCAGTAAACGAACAAAAACAAAACTTCCAAAGCAACAAGCAATATTCTACAGAAGAAGAACATATCCAATCAGTTGGCGATGTAGCAGGTGACGTTGCTGAAGGCGCGGCAAGTAAAAAGACTTTAGCTATTGATGAGAATGAGTTCATTAGTGAAGGTGGCGCACAGCGAATGATAGATCAATACAACGAGCAGCAACATCAACAATAA
- a CDS encoding GNAT family N-acetyltransferase, with the protein MEFTYRDKGNNYGAFEYELNGERVAEITWILRDGVMNMDHTYVSDVLRGQGVAKKLLDAAADYARENNLKMNAICSYVVSAFEKSDTYDDLKA; encoded by the coding sequence ATGGAATTTACGTATCGAGACAAAGGGAATAATTATGGAGCTTTTGAGTATGAGCTAAATGGTGAACGCGTAGCAGAAATTACATGGATCTTGCGTGACGGAGTTATGAATATGGATCACACATATGTATCTGATGTACTGCGTGGGCAAGGGGTAGCCAAAAAATTATTAGACGCAGCAGCAGATTATGCACGTGAAAACAATTTGAAAATGAATGCCATTTGTAGCTATGTAGTATCAGCATTTGAAAAAAGCGATACCTATGATGATCTAAAGGCATAA